A genome region from Yoonia vestfoldensis includes the following:
- the dctP gene encoding TRAP transporter substrate-binding protein DctP, with the protein MTIRTYAAAAAIAVFGMGISAASAVELRLSHQWSIGDVRHKVAEMIATDVAAAGVDLDIRIFPSESLLKAREQYNPLSRGQVDMIVYPLSYSGGQRGEYNLTLMPGMVKNHDHAARLNESPFMAEIENLLAEDDIMVLVHGYLAGGFASTGDCITRPEHVNGLSTRAAGKSFEEMLAAAGASISSMASSEIYNAMQTGVLQAVNTSSSSFASFRLQEQVNCYTPAGDVALWFMYQPVLMNKSTFDGLNDAQKAALTEAAARAEAFYLEEAKAEDAASVAVFEAAGVEIAQMTQDDFNAWLELAKNSSYKSFVESVPNGQALLDMALAVE; encoded by the coding sequence ATGACAATTCGAACGTATGCCGCTGCTGCGGCAATCGCCGTTTTCGGGATGGGCATTTCTGCAGCGAGCGCCGTGGAACTCCGCCTGTCGCACCAATGGTCAATCGGCGATGTGCGCCATAAAGTTGCTGAAATGATCGCGACCGATGTCGCTGCTGCTGGCGTTGATCTGGATATCCGGATTTTCCCATCGGAATCTTTGTTGAAAGCGCGCGAGCAATATAACCCCCTGTCGCGCGGTCAGGTGGATATGATCGTCTATCCGCTGTCTTATTCCGGCGGCCAGCGCGGCGAATATAACCTGACCCTGATGCCAGGAATGGTGAAGAATCACGATCATGCGGCGCGGCTGAACGAAAGCCCCTTCATGGCCGAGATCGAGAACCTGCTGGCCGAAGATGACATCATGGTTCTGGTGCATGGCTATCTTGCCGGTGGCTTTGCCAGCACCGGCGATTGCATCACCCGGCCCGAACATGTCAACGGCCTGAGCACGCGCGCGGCGGGCAAGTCGTTCGAGGAAATGCTGGCGGCTGCCGGGGCGTCGATTTCGTCCATGGCATCATCCGAGATTTACAACGCGATGCAGACCGGCGTGTTGCAGGCGGTGAATACGTCGTCCTCGTCTTTTGCATCGTTTCGTCTGCAAGAGCAGGTCAATTGCTACACCCCGGCCGGCGATGTTGCGCTGTGGTTCATGTATCAGCCTGTCTTGATGAACAAATCGACCTTTGACGGTTTGAACGACGCGCAAAAAGCAGCCCTGACCGAGGCCGCCGCGCGGGCAGAGGCCTTTTATCTGGAAGAAGCCAAGGCTGAAGATGCGGCCTCTGTCGCCGTGTTCGAGGCCGCCGGTGTCGAGATTGCGCAAATGACCCAGGACGATTTCAACGCTTGGTTGGAACTGGCGAAAAACAGCTCTTACAAGTCCTTCGTCGAGAGTGTCCCGAATGGGCAGGCATTGCTCGATATGGCGCTGGCGGTAGAGTGA
- a CDS encoding TRAP transporter small permease subunit encodes MATMPNTRAMRTGDYIILRLIHGLSTVCGWIAAVMILASVLITCQMIFIRFVLESSTIWQTEAVIYLMIGATLLGLPYVQSLRGHVNVDLIPILVKGRARKYLAGLVLIMTMAVVSVILFFAYENWHFAWERGWRSETVWAPALWIPYLALPLGFGIYLLQLMADFAALVLGVDRPFGLED; translated from the coding sequence ATGGCAACCATGCCCAATACCCGTGCGATGCGCACGGGTGACTACATAATTTTGCGCCTGATCCACGGATTATCGACAGTTTGCGGCTGGATCGCGGCGGTGATGATCCTGGCCTCGGTGCTGATCACCTGCCAGATGATCTTTATCCGTTTCGTGCTGGAAAGCTCTACGATCTGGCAGACCGAAGCCGTGATTTATCTGATGATCGGCGCCACGCTTTTGGGGCTGCCTTACGTCCAAAGCCTGCGGGGCCACGTCAATGTCGATCTGATCCCGATCCTGGTCAAAGGACGCGCGCGCAAATATCTGGCGGGTCTGGTCCTGATCATGACCATGGCCGTGGTCAGCGTCATCTTGTTTTTCGCCTATGAAAACTGGCATTTCGCCTGGGAACGCGGCTGGCGGTCCGAAACTGTCTGGGCGCCCGCGCTTTGGATTCCCTATCTGGCGCTGCCGCTTGGCTTTGGCATCTATCTTTTGCAGCTGATGGCTGATTTCGCAGCACTGGTGCTGGGCGTTGATCGCCCCTTCGGCTTGGAGGATTAA
- a CDS encoding TRAP transporter large permease has protein sequence MEPLSLGLLVAVMTIVVLFSGVSVASGLLIVSAGFLLVFDGMRSLELMPEIFFGKLNSFALLSIPMFIIMGAAISSTRAGADLYEALERWLTRVPGGLVMSNLGACALFSAMSGSSPATCAAIGKMGIPEMRKRGYPDEVASGSIAAGGTLGILIPPSVTMIVYGIATETSIGRLFLSGVMPGLMLVGLFMAWSIFQTWRFGSPEVLAQRSYTLKQKLEILPRVIPFIIIIIGVLYAMYGGIATPSETAAVGALMCLVIAMVIYKLWSPKKLWTILSDSTRESVMILFIIGAAGVFSYMLSSLYITQSIAAWISDLDVNRWVLMGIVNLFLLVAGFFLPPVAVILMAAPILLPIILAADFDPYWFAVILTINMEIGLISPPVGLNLYVINSIAPDIPLKKILMGSLPYVGCMVLAIVILCFFPGIVTWLPDLVMGPV, from the coding sequence ATGGAACCGCTTTCGCTGGGTCTTTTGGTCGCCGTGATGACCATTGTCGTCTTGTTCTCGGGGGTCTCTGTGGCCTCGGGGCTGTTGATCGTCTCGGCAGGATTTCTGCTGGTATTTGACGGGATGCGCTCGCTTGAACTGATGCCCGAGATATTTTTTGGCAAGCTGAATTCATTCGCGCTTTTGTCTATTCCAATGTTCATCATCATGGGGGCCGCGATTTCATCGACCCGCGCGGGTGCCGATCTTTACGAGGCGCTTGAACGCTGGCTGACGCGTGTGCCGGGCGGGTTGGTGATGTCCAACCTTGGTGCCTGCGCCTTGTTCTCGGCAATGTCGGGATCAAGCCCCGCCACCTGTGCCGCCATCGGCAAAATGGGCATCCCCGAGATGCGCAAGCGCGGCTATCCAGACGAGGTCGCCTCGGGGTCAATCGCGGCGGGCGGGACGCTGGGGATCCTGATCCCGCCATCGGTGACGATGATCGTCTATGGCATTGCAACCGAAACATCGATCGGGCGGCTTTTTCTGTCCGGTGTCATGCCGGGGCTGATGCTGGTCGGGCTGTTCATGGCCTGGTCCATCTTCCAGACATGGCGCTTTGGGTCCCCCGAGGTGCTGGCGCAGCGCAGCTATACGCTCAAGCAAAAGCTGGAGATCCTGCCGCGCGTCATCCCGTTCATCATCATCATCATCGGTGTGCTTTACGCGATGTATGGCGGGATCGCGACGCCATCGGAAACGGCGGCTGTCGGTGCGCTTATGTGTCTGGTCATTGCGATGGTCATCTACAAGCTGTGGTCGCCCAAAAAGCTCTGGACCATTCTTAGCGATAGTACGCGCGAATCCGTGATGATCCTGTTCATCATCGGGGCTGCGGGTGTGTTCAGCTATATGCTGTCATCGCTTTACATCACCCAATCCATCGCGGCATGGATTTCCGATCTGGATGTGAACCGCTGGGTATTGATGGGGATCGTGAACCTGTTCCTGTTGGTCGCGGGGTTCTTTTTGCCGCCGGTCGCGGTGATCTTGATGGCTGCACCCATTTTGCTGCCGATCATTCTTGCGGCTGATTTCGATCCTTACTGGTTCGCCGTGATCCTGACCATCAACATGGAGATCGGGCTGATATCACCGCCGGTGGGTCTGAACCTCTATGTGATCAATTCGATTGCGCCGGATATTCCGCTCAAGAAAATCCTGATGGGATCGCTACCCTATGTCGGCTGCATGGTGCTGGCGATTGTGATCCTGTGCTTCTTTCCGGGGATCGTGACATGGCTGCCGGATCTTGTGATGGGGCCGGTCTGA
- a CDS encoding malonyl-CoA decarboxylase: MARGWGLGGWALGDLLGTLFERRGAADVTASDKPLTTLCRALLSGQGEVSGMKCAAEVLMRYRLASQTEKAAFFRFLADDMDLDPAAVIAAAQAYADKADVGTMAALLDVAEPPRQELLRRLNQAPGGTADLVAMRVDLMAAMKTQPDLARVDLDFQHLFASWFNRGFLVLRKIGWESPANILEKIIAYEAVHEIHSWADLRRRLEPPDRRCFAFFHPSMPDDPLIFVEVALTQGIPGAIGPLLAEDRDAMSLSQVDTAVFYSISNCQAGLRGISFGNSLIKQVVDVLGREEPGLKTFVTLSPIPGLCRWIDTEQQDGQMPHPTDPETLRRVAARYLLQAKVADGQPLDPVARFHLGNGAELHDIHAAADLSDKGQRQSCGAMVNYLYDPAKVESNHEAFASKKTIAAARSVKALAVATKDQN, from the coding sequence ATGGCACGCGGCTGGGGTCTTGGCGGTTGGGCGCTGGGGGATCTGTTGGGCACCCTGTTCGAACGGCGGGGTGCCGCAGATGTCACGGCCAGCGACAAACCATTGACCACCTTGTGCCGGGCGCTGTTGTCCGGGCAGGGCGAGGTCTCGGGCATGAAATGCGCAGCCGAGGTGTTGATGCGCTACCGTCTGGCCAGCCAGACCGAAAAAGCGGCCTTCTTTCGGTTTCTGGCTGATGACATGGATCTAGATCCTGCTGCCGTCATCGCGGCGGCGCAGGCCTATGCCGACAAGGCCGATGTTGGCACGATGGCGGCATTGCTGGATGTGGCTGAACCGCCGCGCCAGGAATTGCTGCGCCGGCTGAACCAGGCCCCGGGCGGCACCGCCGATCTGGTGGCGATGCGGGTCGATCTGATGGCGGCGATGAAGACCCAGCCGGATCTGGCGCGTGTCGATCTGGATTTCCAGCATCTGTTCGCCTCATGGTTCAATCGGGGCTTTTTGGTCCTGCGCAAGATCGGTTGGGAAAGCCCGGCCAATATCCTCGAAAAGATCATCGCCTATGAAGCTGTCCACGAGATACATAGCTGGGCCGATCTGCGCCGCAGGCTGGAACCACCGGACCGGCGCTGTTTCGCCTTTTTCCATCCCTCGATGCCCGATGATCCGCTGATCTTTGTCGAAGTGGCGCTGACGCAGGGGATACCGGGTGCGATCGGGCCGCTGCTGGCCGAGGATCGGGATGCCATGAGCCTGTCCCAAGTCGATACGGCCGTATTCTATTCCATCTCGAATTGTCAGGCAGGTCTGCGGGGGATTTCCTTTGGCAATTCATTGATCAAGCAAGTGGTCGATGTGCTGGGCCGCGAGGAACCGGGCCTGAAAACCTTTGTCACCCTGTCGCCCATTCCGGGCCTGTGCCGTTGGATCGATACAGAACAGCAGGACGGGCAAATGCCGCATCCTACCGACCCAGAGACGCTGCGGCGTGTCGCGGCGCGCTATTTGTTGCAGGCAAAGGTCGCCGACGGCCAGCCGCTTGATCCCGTCGCGCGGTTCCATCTGGGCAATGGGGCCGAGCTGCATGACATCCATGCCGCCGCCGATCTGTCCGACAAGGGGCAGCGGCAATCTTGTGGGGCAATGGTGAATTACCTTTATGATCCTGCAAAAGTCGAAAGCAACCACGAGGCATTCGCCAGCAAGAAAACCATCGCAGCGGCGCGCAGCGTAAAGGCGTTGGCCGTTGCGACAAAGGACCAGAATTAA